The Bacillus sp. Y1 genome has a window encoding:
- a CDS encoding aldehyde dehydrogenase family protein: MHALRMYINGEWRESQNKETRDIFNPATGEVIAQATEGTIEDVKEAIRIAKSNFESGIWSQIPPAERSAYLFKIAEKIEERAEELAELETLDNGKPLREASFDVADAAACFRYYAGLITKPNGETYPVSDPVQGIVVREPVGVCGLIVPWNYPLLLSVWKLAPALAAGNSVVYKPSEVTPVTPTRLFEIFEEVGLPKGVANMVMGSGDVVGNEIAENKDVDLVSFTGGTKTGKQIMKVAADSLKKLSLELGGKSPNIVFADADFETAVDYALFGIYAGAGQICAAGSRILVEEEIYEKFVTRFVERANQIKVGPGNDPEVEMGPLVSKEHLERVLSYTEIGKNEGARLVCGGQRIEKDGLQEGYFVEPTVFVDASLDMRIVQEEIFGPVVVIEKFKNEKEAIALANGTLYGLAGAVFTQDGAKALRVVKQIRAGITWINTFHNTYNEAPWGGYKQSGFGRALGTFGLETYQEIKQININLQVEPIGWFSN, from the coding sequence ATGCATGCTTTAAGGATGTATATCAATGGCGAATGGAGAGAATCACAAAATAAAGAAACACGTGACATTTTTAATCCAGCAACTGGTGAAGTAATTGCACAAGCAACCGAAGGAACAATCGAGGATGTAAAAGAAGCCATTCGGATTGCAAAGTCCAACTTTGAAAGCGGGATTTGGTCACAAATTCCTCCGGCTGAACGATCGGCTTACTTATTTAAAATTGCAGAAAAAATCGAGGAGCGAGCAGAGGAGTTAGCCGAACTAGAAACATTAGACAATGGAAAACCATTAAGGGAAGCTAGCTTTGATGTGGCGGATGCCGCTGCATGCTTCCGTTATTATGCGGGCTTAATTACAAAGCCTAATGGTGAGACGTACCCGGTCTCCGATCCGGTTCAAGGGATCGTCGTCCGTGAACCAGTCGGGGTTTGTGGGTTAATAGTTCCGTGGAATTATCCTTTATTATTAAGTGTTTGGAAACTAGCGCCTGCACTTGCCGCAGGAAATTCGGTGGTTTATAAACCGTCCGAAGTGACTCCAGTAACACCAACAAGATTATTTGAAATTTTTGAAGAGGTAGGTTTGCCAAAAGGCGTCGCCAATATGGTGATGGGATCTGGTGATGTGGTTGGGAATGAAATAGCAGAGAACAAAGACGTTGACCTTGTCTCTTTTACAGGTGGTACAAAGACAGGGAAACAAATTATGAAGGTAGCAGCAGACAGTCTTAAGAAATTATCGTTGGAGCTTGGAGGAAAATCACCAAATATTGTGTTTGCTGATGCTGACTTTGAAACAGCGGTAGATTACGCATTGTTTGGTATTTACGCAGGGGCAGGGCAAATATGTGCAGCAGGTTCTCGTATTTTAGTAGAAGAAGAGATTTATGAGAAATTTGTTACTCGATTTGTTGAACGTGCCAATCAAATCAAGGTGGGACCAGGGAATGATCCAGAGGTAGAAATGGGTCCTTTAGTAAGCAAAGAGCATTTGGAAAGAGTTCTCTCTTATACAGAGATTGGAAAGAACGAAGGAGCTCGGTTGGTGTGTGGGGGCCAGCGGATCGAAAAAGATGGTTTACAGGAAGGATACTTTGTAGAGCCAACTGTCTTTGTTGATGCAAGCTTGGACATGAGAATCGTTCAAGAAGAAATCTTCGGTCCAGTCGTTGTAATTGAAAAGTTTAAGAATGAGAAGGAAGCCATTGCGTTAGCAAATGGAACCCTTTACGGACTAGCTGGAGCTGTGTTTACGCAAGATGGAGCGAAGGCGCTTCGTGTTGTAAAACAAATACGAGCGGGAATTACCTGGATTAACACTTTCCATAATACGTACAACGAGGCCCCTTGGGGTGGATATAAGCAAAGCGGATTCGGGCGTGCTCTTGGAACGTTCGGTCTCGAAACCTATCAAGAAATAAAGCAGATTAATATCAATTTACAAGTCGAACCCATTGGTTGGTTTTCAAATTAA